Genomic segment of Pithys albifrons albifrons isolate INPA30051 chromosome 28, PitAlb_v1, whole genome shotgun sequence:
TGTCTCTGCCTTGTTTGTCCTTGCTGAATTTATACATCAACAGCTTTGGTGCAGGAAAACcgtgctgggagagcaggaatcAGCTGGCAAATACCAGTCCTAGAAAGCCTCAGCCTAAATCTTTGGTGTAGGTAAGACATGGCAGGAATTAAGAGACAGGGAAAGGCAGcgtttgaaataatttcatgtaGTTTTATGTTTCCTCTCTTAGAAAAACAGGGATGATacctggaaaagaaagatttgaAAGAGAGGAGGTTATGAGGGGGCAGAAATTGAACTGAAGGAACATGGGGTTGTTTTGCTCTGGCATCTTCCTGGAGCTTTGCAGTTCCTGGATCTGCTGTTTTGGGGTTGGAGGtgggagcaggaaggaggtGGCGAGTGGGTGGGTTGGTTCTTACCTGGGTGTACCTGAGCTGTTTCTCATCAAGCACTACAAGCCAGAGTGGGTGAACATGGAACAACTTAGAAAAATTTTTTTGGGGGTAGTGACTCACTGCAACTTACCCAAAGTGACCTGATTTAGTTAAATGAGGCTAAATATAACCCATGTGAAAAGTACTGACATGTGGGAGGAGACGACAGAGTTGGCACTCAGCCTCTCTGTTCTGCAGGGAACATCTTTCACGACTGGTGACTAATAATTTTTACTCTTGCTGGCTTTGGAAATAACATCTCTGCTCCATTCCCCCCTTgtagggagaggaggaaaatgcaCTGTTAACCTGCCTCTTGtctgcctccctgcctttcAGCTCACTGCTATGGACAGTGCTATCACCCTGTGGCagttcctcctccagctcctccaagAGCCTCAGAACAAGAATATCATCTGTTGGACCTCCAACGACGGGGAGTTcaagctgctgcaggcagaggaggtGGCCAGACTGTGGGGAATCCGCAAGAACAAGCCCAGTATGAACTATGACAAACTCAGCCGGGCGCTCAGATACTACTACGTGAAGGTAACAGGCTGTAAATCCCCCTCAAATCCTTATCCATCCTCACCAGCCTGATGAGCTTTGCTTcctttcccattcccttccACTGCTCTCTCCTCTCAGGCTTAGGGAAGTTGTACTGGTTTGTTGAAACTTGTTTTTTAAGTCTTTAATTCTGTGTGTTGTCGTGCTGCGGTTCCTCCTCACTGGGCACTTTTTGCTTTGTGCAAAATGTTGTCTTTGCTAAATACAAACCTGTTGAATCCTAATCCCTTTTTTCCAAAAATTCACACCCTTGCAAGGGTTAAAATCCTCAACACTCCAGTTAGAGCAGCACTGGAAGATGATGATTGAGATGGTGAGTGTTGCACCACCTTAAGATTTTCTGCAGTTGTCTCTAAGAAAGAGCTCCAAAATAAGGATTTTCAGTGAATCAGcccaaagtatttttatttttctctgtatattCAGAATTTCACCTCTGATGTGGTCAGTGATTTCAGTGCAGCAGAGCAAGAGGCTTCTCTTGTTTAGCAAATGCCTTTGAGTCTTACCTTCCTTTCAATAAGCCATTTATCCCACAACTGTTACTGTGTGAGTGTGGGagataaaaataaaccccagttTCTGAGGAAGCTCAGCTTGTAGCAGGTGGCAAGTTGCTGATGTTTATTGTTGGGTGGCACAAATATGGTTTTGTGCTGGGAGATCTCAGTAACAATAATTGTATGATAAATGAAGATAATCTTCAGCCCAAATTGTGTGTGGCATTTCACTGAGGAGCAAAACAAGTTTGACAGATGCTGTTTTGTGGTATTGAAATAGCTGATTATCCTGCATTCTGCTGACTAGTTCAGctacttattttcctttattaccATCTTATTAAAGGTGGTTTGatctgcagcaccagctcttGGTTCTGTAAAGCTGTGGAGACCCTTTAACTCTGCAGGTTCTCCTGTAAGATCACCCTTAATGCACCCAGGATCTTTGATGGGGGTTCtgggtattttttattttatttaacatgTTAATCAGAATAGCTTGGCAGTTTTTAGGCTGTTTTTGGTATATCTAATGTCAGGTTAAGCTCACCTGCTTTAGTGTTTTGTCTGTGAGCTCTGGGAGTGCTGCTTTGGGGGCAGGACTGAACTGCAGGAACACAGAGTGGttttaaggcagaaaaaaagaaaccttttttcATGAAAGATTACAGCCTTTAATTCCTCTGCCTATTTTAGGCAGTGTTTGTAGGAAGCAAATTAATCTGAAGAAGgtctaaatatatatatatgtatctccTTACCCACAGAATATCATTAAGAAAGTGAATGGTAAGAAGTTTGTGTACAAGTTTGTGTCTTACCCGGAGATTCTGAACATGGATCCCCTTGTCGTGGGCCGGATAGAGGGAGACCCTGAGCTGGGTGGCTTTGCAGAGGTCAGCAGTGCCCCCAAGGACGTGGAGAactgtgggaaggagaaggcCCAGTCGTGTGCTAAGTCCTCCAGCCGCAATGACTACATCCACTCAGGCCTCTACTCCTCCTTCACCCTCAACTCCCTCAACAATTCCAGCGTCAAACTCTTCAGGTCCATCAAGATCGAGAATCCGGCGGAGAAGCTGACGGAGAAGAAGCCTCAGGAGCCGACCCCCTCTGTCATCAAGTTTGTCACCATGCCCTCCAAAAAgcccccctctgcccccctggTCTCCACCACCTCAGCAGCCCCCGCCACGTCCACGGCGTCTGCCACTCCCTCCGCGTGCCCCTCCCTTCCCTTGGGATCCGAGGAGACCCTCCAGACCTTGGAGACGCTCGTGCTGCCCAAGTTAACTGTCCCCGAGGCCCCAGCACCTTTGCCAAGCTTAACCAGCAGCTTCACCCCCACCCCGCCCATGTCCTCGGTGTCCCCCACCCTGCAGGTGCCCTCCACGCCCCCGTCGCCGCCCCTGAGCTCCAACCCCGACCTGGACATTGACACGGACATCGAGTCGGTGGCCTcgcagcagctggagcaggtgcAGGGCCTGCAGCACCAATCCCCTGAGCCCAAAGAGCAGGACTCctctgtgctggagaaggagtTTGCCAACCAGCTCTCCaggtcaaaaaaacccaaagggcTGGAGTTGGCTCCTACTCTCGTCATTACAGGCAGTGATCCAAGCCCTCTGGGCATCCTGAGCCCTTCCCTCCCAACGGCTTCTCTTACTCCAGCACTTTTCTCCCAGGTAACCAAACtcccttcctgctttccttttttaaagtaaCAACAGTGATTATGTTACATTTTAAACCACTAAGGGAAGGCAAGTGGAAAATGAATGGGCAGCTGACTCTGTGTGGAGTTCTGAAACTCAGGATGTCCctccctttgtttttttctttcttttttggttttaattaaacAAGTTTTATTCACAGTTGGCATTAACCTCAtcccagagtgtgcccaggtggtgTGTCAGCCAGGCAGGGTTGGCATGTGGGggcaaaacccaaaccagcaccAGCAGGTCCCTTGTAAACCTTGCCAGGGGGACACTGAGTTATTtcacaaacccaaaccctgccctTATCCTTCAGCTGGTCCTGAAAATACCTTAAAAACAGAGACCCACAGAGGTGTCTGTTTggcagcagctttttttttttaactcaaagATCTGCATTTATTTAAGGGCAGAGTCTTGTGAGTGAACATGAACAGCAATAAGAGCAGCTGCTTAATTTGGTTGTTATCTTTGTGTGGGAAAGGGAAGCTTTCATGTCTCATGGAAAACTTGGAAGAGAACTGAATCCAACTGGGCTGCTAAATCATTCTGTATCTATTTCATCTCTTTCCTGTAATAAGTTGGAATTAGAGTGAAGCTGTAGGGAAGCTGCTGATTGAAAAGTGAAATGGCTGAAGgcaggggaagaaaagcaagtgGAGTTGCTCTTGTGGCCCCCTGGGAAGTGCTTGGCTGGTGAACCTGCAGCATCCAGGGCGTTCAGGAGCTGGATGGAAACGTTTTGTTGTTACTTCTATTGTCATTGTCACCAGACCAGGCACGTTCCCCCATCTGCTCCTTCTGAGCTCCCAGTCTGAGTTTTCCAAAGTCCTTGCAGGTGCTGGATTGCAGGAGGAGTTGCGCTGCTGGAGGTTCCAGCAGGATTTGGCAGCTGTTGGGAACAGAGGGCTGTTTGCTCAGcgaggggagggagagcaggatgggagggaggagggaatggGAGTTCCTGAGGTTGgggcccagccctggcagctgcaggagctgagcttgCTCTGGCTGGGTTtgcatgtgctgctgctccagggcaggtCTCACTGAGCTCTCCTGTGTCTTGCAGACTCCCATCCTGCTGActcccagccctctgctctccagcatcCACTTCTGGAGTACCCTGAGCCCGGTGGCTCCTCTCAGTCCTGCCAGGTTGCAAGGTGCTAATACCCTCTTTCAGGTGAGTTCCAGCAAGTTTAGCCAACCTCTCCCTGCTTTTTTCAATCCTTTCCTCTGCAGGAATCAGTTACCCAAATATCTGCTGTAGAAATAACACTGtgatctttgttttctgttagaTTTTGAGAGCACTAATTTTAGTGGTTACCCAGTTTTATTTAAGGGTGTTGAAAGTGTTGgtgtttcagaaatgttttaaattaactgCAGCACAGACTGCTGAGAGAGATAATTATTGTTAATTTTTAGGTCTGTTCTTCCTGTAAAATTTGCCTCCCTCCAACTTTGCTGGTTGAGATTTTCATAAAAATTGAATTTTGCccctgttttttgttttgattgtttCTGTTGAGAGACATTAATTCATCTCAGCATTAGTTAGGGGGATAATGTGTGTTTGATCTCTGTGACAATGTGTGGCACAATTCTTTATGGTTTTtatgggacaccttccagtatcccaggctgccccaagaacctgtggctgccccatccctggaagtgtccaaggccaggttggatgggatttggagcaacctgggacagtgggaggtgtccctgcccgtggcagggggtggcactgggtgatcttaagctcccctccaacccaaaccattatcTCTCTAATCTTCTCTCTTCTGGTATTTGGAAATTCTCACCTTCACTGTTgtcaataaataattttgtttaatatacaaggaaaaaacccccatatTTAACACCCTCCCCTCCTTCAGCTGTAATTCCTCATGCTCTTCCCTC
This window contains:
- the ELK4 gene encoding ETS domain-containing protein Elk-4 isoform X2 codes for the protein MDSAITLWQFLLQLLQEPQNKNIICWTSNDGEFKLLQAEEVARLWGIRKNKPSMNYDKLSRALRYYYVKNIIKKVNGKKFVYKFVSYPEILNMDPLVVGRIEGDPELGGFAEVSSAPKDVENCGKEKAQSCAKSSSRNDYIHSGLYSSFTLNSLNNSSVKLFRSIKIENPAEKLTEKKPQEPTPSVIKFVTMPSKKPPSAPLVSTTSAAPATSTASATPSACPSLPLGSEETLQTLETLVLPKLTVPEAPAPLPSLTSSFTPTPPMSSVSPTLQVPSTPPSPPLSSNPDLDIDTDIESVASQQLEQVQGLQHQSPEPKEQDSSVLEKEFANQLSRSKKPKGLELAPTLVITGSDPSPLGILSPSLPTASLTPALFSQTPILLTPSPLLSSIHFWSTLSPVAPLSPARLQGANTLFQFPSVLNSHGPFTLSGLDGPSTPGPFSPDLQKT
- the ELK4 gene encoding ETS domain-containing protein Elk-4 isoform X1, whose translation is MTQSNVPAQAGPPGAGDKLIQLTAMDSAITLWQFLLQLLQEPQNKNIICWTSNDGEFKLLQAEEVARLWGIRKNKPSMNYDKLSRALRYYYVKNIIKKVNGKKFVYKFVSYPEILNMDPLVVGRIEGDPELGGFAEVSSAPKDVENCGKEKAQSCAKSSSRNDYIHSGLYSSFTLNSLNNSSVKLFRSIKIENPAEKLTEKKPQEPTPSVIKFVTMPSKKPPSAPLVSTTSAAPATSTASATPSACPSLPLGSEETLQTLETLVLPKLTVPEAPAPLPSLTSSFTPTPPMSSVSPTLQVPSTPPSPPLSSNPDLDIDTDIESVASQQLEQVQGLQHQSPEPKEQDSSVLEKEFANQLSRSKKPKGLELAPTLVITGSDPSPLGILSPSLPTASLTPALFSQTPILLTPSPLLSSIHFWSTLSPVAPLSPARLQGANTLFQFPSVLNSHGPFTLSGLDGPSTPGPFSPDLQKT